Proteins found in one Microcella daejeonensis genomic segment:
- the treY gene encoding malto-oligosyltrehalose synthase — protein MSPTDLPRSTYRLQVSAEFTLEQTAALADYVRLLGADWLYLSPLLQATRDSSHGYDVTDHGRVDEQRGGPEGLERAAAAARALDMGVLVDTVPNHMGVADPRQNDWWWQLLRDGREGRMAEAFDVDWAFGQGRLRIPVLGEELERVVADGQVSLGEDSVTVYGTEYPLAEGSADDVADRSAATPDELLAVLGRQHYELVHWTRADADLNYRRFFAVNTLAAVRVEVPWVFEQSHAEIVRWVREGLVQGIRVDHPDGLLDPGGYLDDLAAATGHAPVWVEKILEGEEQLPAFWQAAGTTGYDALATIDRVLVDPAGRGALDALDAALRAEGTDAPAETLDWHALIRRTKRRIADTILRSEVLRLERELPAPVPEAADALAELLACFPVYRSYLPVGAEQLEASLTAARASRPDLADAFDALAPLLADAAQPVAQRFQQSSGMVMAKGVEDTAFYRVSRLASLTEVGADPAEFAVDVDEFHRRQLVRQGAYPASLTALSTHDTKRGEDTRARIHVLAEIPEAWRTLLDELRAAVPLGDGPFENLLWESLVGAWPISAERAHAYAEKAAREAGTATTWTQPDEAFEARMHAAIDAVLEQGGALRALVEDFVTAVAPAGWSNGLAAKLLQIATPGVPDVYQGSELWETSLVDPDNRRPVDYDERRMLLARIDGEAPSATPNWMPGIDETAAAKLLVTSRALRVRRDRPELFTRYAPLPALGSAAAHAIVFDRGGAVAVATRLPVGLEQAGGWGDTVIVLPQRPVLDAFTGRRYDGGELRLAEVLGTYPVALLVEEENDR, from the coding sequence GTGAGCCCCACCGACCTGCCCCGTTCCACCTACCGACTGCAGGTGAGCGCCGAGTTCACGCTCGAGCAGACGGCGGCGCTCGCCGACTACGTGCGCCTGCTCGGCGCCGACTGGCTGTACCTGTCGCCGCTGCTGCAGGCGACGCGCGACTCGAGCCACGGCTACGACGTCACCGACCACGGCCGGGTCGATGAGCAGCGCGGCGGGCCCGAGGGCCTCGAGCGGGCCGCCGCGGCCGCCCGCGCGCTCGACATGGGGGTGCTCGTCGACACGGTGCCGAACCACATGGGCGTCGCCGATCCGCGCCAGAACGACTGGTGGTGGCAGCTGCTGCGCGATGGCCGCGAGGGCCGGATGGCCGAGGCCTTCGACGTCGACTGGGCGTTCGGGCAGGGTCGGCTGCGCATCCCCGTGCTGGGGGAGGAGCTGGAGCGGGTTGTCGCCGACGGGCAGGTCTCGCTCGGCGAGGACTCCGTGACCGTCTACGGCACCGAGTACCCGCTGGCCGAGGGTTCGGCCGACGACGTCGCCGACCGCTCCGCTGCGACCCCCGACGAGCTGCTCGCCGTGCTCGGCCGCCAGCACTACGAGCTCGTGCACTGGACGCGGGCCGACGCCGACCTCAACTACCGCCGCTTCTTCGCCGTCAACACCCTCGCCGCCGTGCGCGTCGAGGTGCCGTGGGTGTTCGAGCAGTCGCACGCCGAGATCGTGCGCTGGGTGCGCGAGGGGCTCGTGCAGGGCATCCGCGTCGACCACCCCGACGGCCTGCTCGACCCGGGCGGCTACCTCGACGACCTCGCCGCCGCCACCGGGCACGCCCCGGTGTGGGTCGAGAAGATCCTCGAGGGCGAGGAGCAGCTGCCGGCCTTCTGGCAGGCCGCCGGCACCACCGGCTACGACGCCCTCGCCACCATCGACCGCGTGCTCGTCGACCCCGCCGGTCGCGGAGCGCTCGATGCGCTCGACGCCGCCCTGCGGGCCGAGGGCACGGATGCTCCGGCCGAGACCCTCGACTGGCACGCGCTCATCCGGCGCACGAAGCGCCGCATCGCCGACACCATCCTGCGCAGCGAGGTGCTGCGGCTCGAGCGCGAGCTGCCCGCTCCCGTTCCCGAGGCCGCCGACGCTCTCGCCGAGCTGCTCGCGTGCTTCCCGGTGTACCGCTCGTACCTGCCGGTGGGCGCCGAGCAGCTGGAGGCGTCGCTGACGGCGGCGCGGGCATCCCGCCCCGATCTCGCCGACGCCTTCGATGCGCTCGCCCCTCTGCTCGCCGATGCGGCGCAGCCCGTCGCGCAGCGGTTCCAGCAGTCGAGCGGCATGGTCATGGCGAAGGGCGTGGAGGACACGGCCTTCTACCGGGTCTCGCGCCTCGCCTCGCTCACCGAGGTGGGCGCCGACCCGGCCGAGTTCGCGGTCGACGTCGACGAGTTCCACCGCCGGCAGCTCGTGCGCCAGGGCGCCTACCCCGCCTCGCTCACGGCGCTGTCGACGCACGACACGAAGCGCGGCGAGGACACCCGGGCGCGCATCCACGTGCTGGCCGAGATCCCCGAGGCGTGGCGGACCCTGCTGGACGAGCTGCGCGCCGCCGTGCCGCTCGGCGACGGCCCGTTCGAGAACCTGCTGTGGGAGTCGCTCGTCGGCGCCTGGCCGATCTCGGCCGAGCGCGCGCACGCCTACGCCGAGAAGGCCGCGCGCGAGGCCGGCACGGCGACGACGTGGACGCAGCCCGACGAGGCCTTCGAGGCCCGCATGCACGCGGCCATCGACGCCGTGCTCGAGCAGGGCGGCGCGCTGCGCGCCCTCGTGGAGGACTTCGTCACCGCCGTCGCGCCCGCCGGCTGGTCGAACGGTCTCGCGGCCAAGCTGCTGCAGATCGCCACGCCCGGCGTTCCCGACGTCTACCAGGGCAGCGAGCTGTGGGAGACGAGCCTCGTCGACCCCGACAACCGCCGCCCGGTCGACTACGACGAGCGACGGATGCTGCTGGCCCGCATCGACGGCGAGGCCCCCTCGGCGACGCCGAACTGGATGCCCGGCATCGACGAGACCGCCGCCGCGAAGCTGCTCGTCACGAGCCGCGCCCTGCGCGTGCGCCGCGACCGGCCCGAGCTGTTCACCCGCTACGCCCCCCTGCCGGCACTCGGATCCGCCGCCGCCCACGCGATCGTGTTCGACCGCGGCGGCGCCGTCGCGGTCGCGACGCGCCTGCCGGTCGGCCTCGAGCAGGCCGGCGGCTGGGGCGACACCGTGATCGTGCTGCCGCAGCGTCCCGTTCTCGACGCGTTCACGGGGCGCCGCTACGACGGAGGCGAGCTGCGGCTGGCAGAGGTGCTCGGCACCTACCCCGTCGCCCTGCTCGTCGAGGAGGAGAACGACCGATGA
- the treZ gene encoding malto-oligosyltrehalose trehalohydrolase, with amino-acid sequence MTENPTSAPAPTSAPASSSAADPSSAPVPTSAPSAPTAEPTARDARVWAPRAAELALHRVRSEVVDRVPMTRGDDDWWVAEGALEPGDRYGFLIDGDEHPRPDPRSRRQPDGVHGLSALDDPAAFAWLDDGWQGRQLAGAVIYELHIGTYSPEGTFDGAIARLDHLVELGVDMVEVLPVNGFNGTHNWGYDGVLWFTVHEHYGGPEGYRRFVDACHTRGLAVVQDVVYNHLGPSGNYLPLFGPYLHDASANTWGDSVNVAHPEVRRYVLDNLAMWFDDFHVDGLRLDAVHALVDESPVHILQSMAEETDARSAHLGRPLTLIAESDLNDPRLILPREAGGYGLTAQWSDDHHHAIHAAVTGESSGYYADFATRDALRTTTTGGFFHAGTYSSFREREHGKPIPAEVPTWRLVTFAQDHDQIGNRAAGDRISQSLTADRLAVTAVLNLTTPFTPMLFMGEEWGARTPWQFFTSHPEPELGRATAEGRLAEFVKMGWDESAVPDPQALSTFESSRLDWSELEDEEHARLFRLHRALIRLRRETPELTDARFAHIAATTTGPSPDARPTAFEMRRGAGLVDHSAGLVAVCAAFDEPAEFDWKREAGERLLIATSSQIMLAADDAVGVSRLVLPAWSAAVVRVR; translated from the coding sequence ATGACCGAGAACCCCACCAGCGCACCAGCCCCGACCAGCGCACCCGCCTCGAGCAGCGCGGCCGACCCGTCGAGCGCGCCCGTCCCGACCAGCGCGCCGAGCGCCCCGACGGCGGAGCCGACCGCGCGCGACGCCCGCGTCTGGGCGCCGCGCGCCGCCGAGCTGGCCCTGCACCGCGTGCGATCCGAGGTCGTCGACCGCGTGCCGATGACCCGCGGTGACGACGACTGGTGGGTCGCGGAGGGGGCGCTCGAGCCGGGCGACCGCTACGGGTTCCTCATCGACGGGGACGAGCATCCTCGCCCCGACCCCCGCTCGCGCCGCCAGCCCGACGGCGTGCACGGGCTCAGCGCTCTCGACGACCCCGCCGCCTTCGCCTGGCTCGACGACGGCTGGCAGGGCCGCCAGCTCGCCGGCGCCGTCATCTACGAGCTGCACATCGGCACCTACTCGCCCGAGGGCACCTTCGACGGCGCGATCGCCCGCCTCGACCACCTGGTCGAGCTCGGTGTCGACATGGTCGAGGTGCTGCCCGTCAACGGGTTCAACGGCACGCACAACTGGGGCTACGACGGCGTGCTCTGGTTCACCGTGCACGAGCACTACGGCGGGCCCGAGGGCTACCGCCGCTTCGTCGACGCCTGCCACACCCGCGGCCTCGCCGTCGTGCAGGACGTCGTCTACAACCACCTCGGCCCGAGCGGCAACTACCTGCCGCTGTTCGGGCCCTACCTCCACGACGCCTCGGCGAACACGTGGGGCGACTCGGTCAACGTCGCGCACCCCGAGGTGCGCCGCTATGTGCTCGACAACCTCGCGATGTGGTTCGACGACTTCCACGTCGACGGCCTGCGGCTCGACGCGGTGCACGCGCTCGTCGACGAGAGCCCCGTGCACATCCTGCAGTCGATGGCGGAGGAGACCGACGCGCGCTCCGCCCACCTCGGCCGCCCGCTGACGCTCATCGCCGAGAGCGATCTCAACGACCCGCGGCTCATCCTGCCGCGCGAGGCCGGCGGCTACGGCCTCACCGCGCAGTGGAGCGATGACCACCACCACGCCATCCACGCCGCCGTCACGGGCGAGTCGAGCGGCTACTACGCCGACTTCGCGACGCGGGATGCCCTGCGCACGACCACGACGGGCGGGTTCTTCCACGCCGGCACGTACTCCTCGTTCCGCGAGCGCGAGCACGGCAAGCCGATCCCGGCCGAGGTGCCGACCTGGCGGCTCGTCACGTTCGCGCAGGACCACGACCAGATCGGCAACCGCGCCGCGGGCGACCGCATCTCGCAGAGCCTCACCGCCGACCGGCTCGCCGTCACCGCCGTGCTGAACCTCACCACCCCGTTCACGCCCATGCTCTTCATGGGCGAGGAGTGGGGCGCGCGAACGCCGTGGCAGTTCTTCACCTCGCACCCCGAGCCCGAGCTCGGGCGCGCGACGGCCGAGGGGCGGCTCGCCGAGTTCGTGAAGATGGGCTGGGACGAGTCGGCCGTTCCCGACCCGCAGGCGCTGTCGACCTTCGAGAGCTCGCGCCTCGACTGGAGCGAGTTGGAGGACGAGGAGCACGCGCGGCTGTTCCGCCTGCACCGCGCGCTCATCCGCCTGCGGCGCGAGACCCCCGAGCTCACCGACGCCCGTTTCGCGCACATCGCGGCGACGACGACCGGCCCCTCACCGGATGCCCGGCCGACGGCCTTCGAGATGCGCCGCGGCGCCGGACTCGTCGACCACTCCGCCGGACTCGTCGCCGTCTGCGCGGCCTTCGACGAGCCGGCCGAGTTCGACTGGAAGCGCGAGGCGGGCGAGCGCCTGCTCATCGCGACCTCGTCGCAGATCATGCTCGCGGCGGACGACGCGGTCGGTGTGAGCCGGCTCGTGCTGCCGGCCTGGTCGGCCGCGGTGGTGCGGGTGCGCTGA
- a CDS encoding lycopene cyclase domain-containing protein yields MGFSYLIALLVSITGMVVLDRRFGLFFWRDARRASIVLPLGVAFFLLWDVLGIALGIFFRGQTQFMTGVLVGTELPIEEVFFLTLLCYNTMNAYGAAVLLLERRRATRSRAGSAAG; encoded by the coding sequence ATCGGCTTCAGCTACCTCATCGCCCTGCTCGTGTCGATCACGGGCATGGTGGTGCTCGATCGGCGGTTCGGCCTGTTCTTCTGGCGCGACGCGCGCCGGGCATCCATCGTGCTGCCGCTCGGCGTGGCCTTCTTCCTGCTCTGGGACGTGCTCGGCATCGCGCTCGGCATCTTCTTCCGCGGGCAGACGCAGTTCATGACGGGCGTGCTCGTCGGCACCGAGCTGCCGATCGAGGAGGTCTTCTTCCTGACGCTGCTCTGCTACAACACGATGAACGCCTACGGGGCGGCCGTGCTGCTCCTCGAGCGTCGGCGCGCGACGCGGTCGCGGGCGGGGTCGGCGGCGGGATGA
- the crtI gene encoding phytoene desaturase family protein: MSRALVIGGGIAGLASAALLAREGHQVTLVEKRDQLGGRAGSWEADGFRFDTGPSWYLMPEVFDHFFKLMGTSAAEQLDLVQLDPGYRVITEGVEEWTDIAASREENIALFESIEKGAGRELERYLDSALDTYEMAKKRFLYTSFQSFGPLLTSDVLRRAPKLVGLLLQNLDDFVAKRFTDLRLRQVLGYPAVFLGSSPFDTPSMYHLMSHLDLADGVLYPMGGFTTLIDRIHHVAVDHGVEVRTSSPVARILVDEQTSEARGVELVSGETIEADIVVSAADLHHTETRLLPEHLQTYPESYWQPRNPGPSALLMYLGVKGELPNLEHHTLLFAEDWRENFEAIFGPDARMPEPASLYICKPSGVDPSVAPEGHENVFVLVPAPADLKFGRGDVAGDGDTRLEAYADRIIAQIAEWTNTPDFAERIVLRRTYGPGDFADDLNAWRGSMLGPAHTLKQSAFFRSGNVSKKVRGLYYAGASTIPGIGLPMCLISAEVLIKRLRGDTSTGPLPEPLEASRPAAAPAA; encoded by the coding sequence GTGAGCCGCGCGCTCGTCATCGGCGGCGGCATCGCGGGCCTCGCGAGCGCCGCCCTGCTCGCCCGCGAGGGCCACCAGGTGACCCTCGTCGAGAAGCGCGACCAGCTCGGCGGCCGCGCCGGATCGTGGGAGGCCGACGGATTCCGCTTCGACACCGGCCCCAGCTGGTACCTCATGCCCGAGGTCTTCGACCACTTCTTCAAGCTCATGGGCACGAGCGCCGCCGAGCAGCTCGACCTCGTGCAGCTCGACCCCGGCTACCGCGTCATCACCGAGGGCGTCGAGGAGTGGACCGACATCGCCGCCTCGCGCGAGGAGAACATCGCGCTGTTCGAGTCGATCGAGAAGGGCGCGGGCCGCGAGCTCGAGCGCTACCTGGACTCGGCCCTCGACACCTACGAGATGGCGAAGAAGCGGTTCCTCTACACGAGCTTCCAGTCGTTCGGCCCGCTGCTCACGAGCGACGTGCTGCGCCGCGCGCCCAAGCTCGTCGGGCTGCTGCTGCAGAACCTCGACGACTTCGTGGCGAAGCGCTTCACCGACCTGCGGCTGCGCCAGGTGCTCGGCTACCCCGCGGTGTTCCTCGGCTCCTCGCCCTTCGACACCCCCTCGATGTACCACCTCATGAGCCATCTCGACCTGGCCGACGGCGTGCTGTACCCGATGGGCGGGTTCACCACGCTCATCGACCGCATCCACCACGTCGCGGTCGACCACGGCGTCGAGGTGCGCACCTCCTCGCCCGTCGCCCGCATCCTCGTCGACGAGCAGACGAGCGAGGCCCGCGGCGTCGAGCTCGTGAGCGGCGAGACGATCGAGGCCGACATCGTCGTCTCGGCCGCCGATCTGCACCACACCGAGACCCGCCTACTGCCCGAGCATCTGCAGACCTACCCCGAGAGCTACTGGCAGCCGCGCAACCCCGGCCCGAGCGCTCTGCTCATGTACCTCGGCGTCAAGGGCGAGCTGCCGAACCTCGAGCACCACACGCTGCTGTTCGCCGAGGACTGGCGCGAGAACTTCGAGGCCATCTTCGGCCCCGATGCGCGGATGCCCGAGCCGGCGTCGCTCTACATCTGCAAGCCGAGCGGGGTCGACCCCTCGGTCGCGCCCGAGGGCCACGAGAACGTCTTCGTGCTCGTCCCGGCTCCGGCCGACCTCAAGTTCGGCCGCGGCGACGTCGCGGGCGACGGCGACACCCGGCTCGAGGCCTACGCCGACCGCATCATCGCGCAGATCGCCGAGTGGACCAACACGCCCGACTTCGCGGAGCGGATCGTGCTGCGCCGCACCTACGGGCCCGGCGACTTCGCCGACGACCTCAACGCCTGGCGCGGCAGCATGCTCGGCCCGGCGCACACCCTCAAGCAGAGCGCCTTCTTCCGCAGCGGCAACGTCTCGAAGAAGGTGCGCGGCCTGTACTACGCGGGCGCCTCGACCATCCCGGGCATCGGGCTGCCGATGTGCCTGATCAGCGCCGAGGTGCTCATCAAGCGCCTCCGCGGCGACACCTCGACGGGCCCGCTGCCCGAGCCCCTCGAGGCGAGCAGGCCGGCGGCGGCGCCCGCGGCGTGA
- the glgX gene encoding glycogen debranching protein GlgX, translating to MHTWPGTPYPLGATFDGNGTNFAIFSEAAERVDLCLIDIGADGERVETCVELVEVDAFVWHAYLPTVQPGQLYGYRVHGVNDPATGRRANPAKLLLDPYAKAVHGQIDWDESLFPYHFDDPSAQNDLDSGKHAMLGVVINPFFDWAGDRLPRVPYSQSVIYEAHVKGLTMTHPDIPEEIRGTYAAIGHPAIVDHLKRIGVTAIELMPVHQFVQDKHLVDQGLTNYWGYNTIGFLAPHNAYSSAGDRGQQVQEFKNMVKSLHVAGIEVILDVVYNHTAEGNHMGPIISFKGLDNAAYYRLMDDDPQYYRDYTGTGNSLNVRHPHSLQLIMDSLRYWVTEMHVDGFRFDLAATLAREFYDVDRLSTFFDLVQQDPIVSQVKLIAEPWDIGPGGYQVGNFPPLWTEWNGKYRDTVRDFWRGEEGTLGEFAARITGSADLYEADGRRPVASINFVTAHDGFTMRDLVSYNEKHNEANGEGNNDGESHNRSYNMGVEGPTDDPIVLALRARQVRNFLATLLLSQGVPMLAHGDELGRTQKGNNNVYAHDDALSWVDWEHADQSLIEFVGSLVRLRREHPTFRRTRYFDGRPARRSEGEPLPDAVWLRPDGTAMDDTDWESGFGRTVGVFLNGHGIRGRDDRGEPIVDRHFLVYYSAHTEPIEATLPPAEYGARWERLVDTSGLGDAAAVLEAGASMQLEGISLVVLREHQVAEHTVDDAVALSISSPPASTETSSISVVTPA from the coding sequence ATGCACACTTGGCCCGGAACCCCGTACCCGCTGGGTGCGACCTTCGACGGCAACGGCACGAACTTCGCCATCTTCAGTGAGGCGGCCGAGCGCGTCGACCTCTGCCTCATCGACATTGGCGCCGACGGCGAGCGCGTCGAGACCTGCGTCGAGCTCGTCGAGGTCGACGCCTTCGTCTGGCACGCGTACCTGCCGACCGTGCAGCCCGGGCAGCTCTACGGCTACCGCGTGCACGGCGTCAACGACCCCGCCACCGGCCGCCGCGCCAACCCCGCGAAGCTGCTGCTCGACCCCTACGCGAAGGCCGTGCACGGGCAGATCGACTGGGACGAGTCGCTGTTCCCGTACCACTTCGACGACCCCTCGGCGCAGAACGACCTCGACTCCGGCAAGCACGCCATGCTCGGCGTCGTCATCAACCCCTTCTTCGACTGGGCCGGCGACCGCCTGCCGCGGGTGCCGTACAGCCAGTCGGTGATCTACGAGGCGCACGTCAAGGGCCTCACCATGACGCACCCCGACATCCCCGAGGAGATCCGCGGCACCTACGCGGCCATCGGGCATCCCGCGATCGTCGACCACCTCAAGCGCATCGGCGTCACCGCGATCGAGCTCATGCCCGTGCACCAGTTCGTGCAGGACAAGCACCTCGTCGACCAGGGCCTCACCAACTACTGGGGCTACAACACCATCGGGTTCCTCGCCCCGCACAACGCCTACTCCTCCGCCGGCGACCGCGGTCAGCAGGTGCAGGAGTTCAAGAACATGGTGAAGTCGCTGCACGTCGCCGGCATCGAGGTCATCCTCGACGTGGTCTACAACCACACCGCCGAGGGCAACCACATGGGGCCGATCATCTCGTTCAAGGGCCTCGACAACGCCGCCTACTACCGGCTGATGGATGACGACCCGCAGTACTACCGCGACTACACCGGCACGGGCAACAGCCTTAACGTGCGCCACCCGCACTCGCTGCAGCTCATCATGGACTCGCTGCGGTACTGGGTGACCGAGATGCACGTCGACGGGTTCCGCTTCGACCTCGCCGCGACGCTCGCGCGCGAGTTCTACGACGTCGACCGCCTGTCGACCTTCTTCGACCTCGTGCAGCAGGATCCGATCGTCTCGCAGGTGAAGCTCATCGCCGAGCCCTGGGACATCGGCCCCGGCGGGTACCAGGTCGGCAACTTCCCGCCCCTGTGGACGGAGTGGAACGGCAAGTACCGCGACACCGTGCGCGACTTCTGGCGCGGCGAGGAGGGCACGCTCGGCGAGTTCGCCGCCCGCATCACCGGCTCGGCCGACCTCTACGAGGCCGACGGCCGCCGCCCGGTCGCGAGCATCAACTTCGTCACCGCGCACGACGGCTTCACCATGCGCGACCTCGTCTCGTACAACGAGAAGCACAACGAGGCCAACGGCGAGGGCAACAACGACGGCGAGAGCCACAACCGCTCGTACAACATGGGCGTGGAAGGCCCCACTGACGACCCCATCGTGCTCGCGCTGCGGGCGCGCCAGGTGCGCAACTTCCTCGCGACCCTGCTGCTCAGCCAGGGCGTGCCGATGCTCGCCCACGGCGACGAGCTCGGCCGCACCCAGAAGGGCAACAACAACGTCTACGCCCACGACGACGCGCTCTCGTGGGTCGACTGGGAGCACGCCGACCAGTCGCTCATCGAGTTCGTCGGCTCTCTCGTGCGCCTGCGCCGCGAGCACCCGACCTTCCGCCGCACGCGCTACTTCGATGGCCGCCCCGCGCGCCGCAGCGAGGGCGAGCCGCTGCCCGACGCCGTCTGGCTGCGCCCCGACGGCACCGCGATGGACGACACCGACTGGGAGTCCGGCTTCGGGCGCACCGTCGGCGTCTTCCTCAACGGCCACGGCATCCGGGGGCGGGATGACCGGGGCGAGCCCATCGTCGACCGCCACTTCCTCGTCTACTACTCGGCCCACACCGAGCCGATCGAGGCGACGCTGCCGCCCGCCGAGTACGGCGCGCGCTGGGAGCGGCTCGTCGACACGAGCGGTCTCGGTGACGCGGCCGCCGTGCTCGAGGCAGGAGCATCCATGCAGCTCGAGGGCATCAGCCTCGTCGTGCTGCGCGAGCACCAGGTCGCCGAGCACACCGTCGACGACGCCGTGGCGCTGTCGATCTCGTCGCCGCCGGCCTCGACCGAGACCTCCTCGATCTCGGTGGTGACGCCCGCGTGA
- a CDS encoding phytoene/squalene synthase family protein, whose translation MNRLELYDRVADEVAAVVIHRYSTSFGLASRLLGAGVRQHVENIYALVRVADEIVDGGVTDAGLDLAAAGRYLDEFEADTNQAMEHGYSTNIVVHAFARTAREVGFGRELTEPFFHSMRMDLTDTEHDRASFDEYVYGSAEVVGLMCLRAFVQELDMTEAQNDRMVHGARALGAAFQKVNFLRDLSADFESLGRSYFPGVRVDSFTEEEKHRLLDDIDADLRTSAAVIPDLPASSRRAVALAQGLFAELSVRLRRTPASELVRARVRVPDPVKLRIAAGVLAGRIPTPRPTAAVTA comes from the coding sequence ATGAACCGCCTGGAGCTGTACGACCGCGTCGCCGACGAGGTCGCCGCCGTCGTGATCCACCGCTACTCGACCTCGTTCGGGCTGGCCTCCCGGCTGCTCGGGGCGGGCGTGCGCCAGCACGTCGAGAACATCTACGCGCTCGTGCGCGTCGCCGACGAGATCGTCGACGGGGGCGTGACCGACGCGGGCCTCGACCTCGCGGCCGCCGGGCGGTACCTCGACGAGTTCGAGGCCGACACCAACCAGGCGATGGAGCACGGCTACTCGACCAACATCGTCGTGCACGCCTTCGCCCGCACCGCGCGCGAGGTCGGCTTCGGCCGCGAGCTCACCGAGCCCTTCTTCCACTCGATGCGCATGGACCTCACCGACACCGAGCACGATCGGGCGAGCTTCGACGAGTACGTCTACGGCTCGGCCGAGGTCGTCGGCCTCATGTGCCTCCGGGCCTTCGTGCAGGAACTCGACATGACCGAGGCGCAGAATGACCGCATGGTGCACGGCGCCCGCGCTCTCGGCGCCGCGTTCCAGAAGGTCAACTTCCTGCGCGACCTCTCGGCCGACTTCGAGTCGCTCGGGCGGAGCTACTTCCCCGGCGTGCGGGTCGACTCGTTCACCGAAGAGGAGAAGCACCGCTTGCTCGACGACATCGACGCCGATCTGCGCACCAGCGCCGCGGTCATCCCCGACCTGCCCGCCTCGAGCCGGCGCGCGGTCGCGCTCGCCCAGGGGCTCTTCGCCGAGCTCTCGGTGCGGCTGCGCCGCACCCCCGCCTCCGAGCTCGTGCGCGCGCGCGTGCGGGTGCCCGATCCGGTCAAGCTGCGCATCGCGGCCGGCGTGCTCGCCGGCCGCATCCCGACCCCCCGCCCCACCGCGGCGGTGACCGCGTGA
- a CDS encoding lycopene cyclase domain-containing protein: protein MTYTLLNLVFLAAVALVALAAVLARRSPNWRAVGAAAVLLLTLTAIFDNVIIGTGLVDYDEALISGVRVGLAPIEDFAYTVAALVLLPAVWELLPRRRTRDDGSP, encoded by the coding sequence ATGACGTACACGCTGCTCAACCTCGTGTTCCTGGCCGCGGTCGCGCTCGTCGCGCTCGCCGCGGTGCTCGCGCGCCGCTCCCCGAACTGGCGGGCCGTCGGAGCGGCGGCCGTGCTGCTGCTGACGCTCACCGCGATCTTCGACAACGTCATCATCGGCACGGGGCTCGTCGACTACGACGAGGCGCTCATCAGCGGGGTGCGCGTCGGGCTCGCCCCCATCGAGGACTTCGCCTACACGGTCGCGGCCCTCGTGCTGCTGCCGGCGGTGTGGGAGCTGCTGCCGCGCCGTCGCACGCGCGATGATGGTTCCCCGTGA
- a CDS encoding prenyltransferase — MSTFSQLVLSSRPLSWINTAFPFAAAYLLTTSRIDATLVIGTIFFLVPYNLAMYGINDVFDYESDLRNPRKGGVEGALLDPRIHRTTLWAAAISCAPFLVYLVIVGDPLSWLVLAISMFAVVAYSARGLRFKEKPFLDSLTSSTHFVSPAVYGLVLAGAAFTPALWLILVSFFLWGIASHAFGAVQDIVADREGGISSIATVIGGRATVRLAVVAYVVAGLLLLGTDWPGPIAALAALPYAISTAQWWSVRDEDAEDANRGWKRFLWFNFFAGALVTMLMIAWTLLR; from the coding sequence GTGAGCACCTTCTCCCAGCTCGTCCTGAGCTCGCGGCCCCTCAGCTGGATCAACACGGCCTTCCCCTTCGCCGCGGCGTACCTGCTCACCACCAGTCGCATCGACGCCACGCTCGTCATCGGCACGATCTTCTTCCTCGTGCCGTACAACCTCGCGATGTACGGCATCAACGACGTCTTCGACTACGAGAGCGACCTGCGCAACCCGCGCAAGGGCGGGGTGGAGGGGGCGCTGCTCGATCCGCGCATCCACCGCACGACGCTCTGGGCGGCGGCGATCAGCTGCGCGCCGTTCCTCGTGTATCTCGTGATCGTCGGCGACCCGCTCTCGTGGCTCGTGCTCGCGATCAGCATGTTCGCGGTCGTCGCCTACTCCGCGAGGGGGCTGCGCTTCAAGGAGAAGCCGTTCCTCGACTCACTCACCTCGAGCACCCACTTCGTGAGCCCCGCCGTCTACGGCCTCGTGCTCGCCGGCGCCGCGTTCACCCCGGCCCTCTGGCTCATCCTCGTGTCGTTCTTCCTCTGGGGCATCGCGAGCCATGCCTTCGGAGCGGTGCAGGACATCGTGGCCGACCGCGAGGGCGGCATCTCGTCGATCGCCACGGTCATCGGCGGGCGGGCGACCGTGCGCCTCGCCGTCGTCGCCTACGTCGTCGCGGGGCTGCTGCTGCTCGGCACCGACTGGCCGGGACCGATCGCGGCGCTCGCCGCCCTGCCGTACGCGATCAGCACGGCGCAGTGGTGGAGCGTGCGCGACGAGGACGCCGAGGATGCGAACCGCGGCTGGAAGCGGTTCCTGTGGTTCAACTTCTTCGCCGGGGCGCTCGTGACGATGCTGATGATCGCCTGGACGCTCCTGCGCTGA